From a region of the Hypanus sabinus isolate sHypSab1 chromosome 2, sHypSab1.hap1, whole genome shotgun sequence genome:
- the LOC132381549 gene encoding uncharacterized protein LOC132381549 produces the protein MEKLRQERRAQGSDREEQFNVSRELRLVPLLEETDVDSYFLHFEKVAVNQKWPKEQWAALLQSVLKGKAQRAYAALSMEEEEFENYEKVKEAILQTYELVPEAYRQKFRNLKKGWNQTYTKFAYEKGVLLDRWCAAEIVEEDFWRLRELILIKEFKGCVSDDIRMYLNEKPNKSISEFARFTDEYALTHKTKSSSNKSYQRDCGNGRESPPAEAEVPLGASGKIEKERQDGRRVPDLTCFNCGKVGHIASRCLAPRKETGKWKAAVPIGCAVLISKSTREPWVDRVREGSETCMSNGTVSVREGDTPVPVRIWRDTGG, from the coding sequence atggagaagttaaggcaagagcgaagagctcaagggtcagaccgagaggagcagtttaatgttagtcgggagttgaggttagtacctctgttagaggagacggatgttgatagttatttcttgcattttgaaaaggtggcagtgaatcagaagtggcccaaagagcagtgggcggctttgttacaaagtgtgttaaaagggaaggcacaacgggcatatgcagcgttgtccatggaggaggaagaatttgagaattatgagaaagtaaaggaggccattcttcagacctatgaattggtacctgaagcctatagacagaaattcagaaatttaaagaaagggtggaatcagacgtataccaagtttgcctatgagaagggtgtgctcttggatcgttggtgtgcagcagaaatagtggaagaagatttttggcgtctcagggagttaattctgattaaggaatttaaaggttgtgtttcggatgatatccggatgtatttgaatgagaagccgaataagtccatctccgaatttgctaggttcacagatgaatatgccctaacccacaagacaaagtcttcctcaaataaaagttaccagagagactgtgggaacggtagagaaagcccgccggctgaggcagaggttccgctgggagctagtggtaagattgagaaggagaggcaagatggcaggagagTTCCtgacttgacctgttttaattgtggaaaggtgggtcatattgcatctaggtgccttgctccgaggaaggagacaggaaaatggaaagcagcagtccctattggatgtgctgtgttaatcagtaaatcgacaagagagccctgggtagacagagtacgagaaggatctgagacttgtatgtcaaacggaaccgtatctgtgagggagggagacacaccagttccagtacggatctggagagacacggggggctga